One genomic window of Sulfurovum lithotrophicum includes the following:
- a CDS encoding FAD-dependent oxidoreductase, with the protein MNIAIAGAGLVGRVVALNLLRSGNHTITFFDKDSKEGVTAAGFTAAGMLAPYAELETAESVIFDLGHRSIDLWPDLLRQIGLFDGYQQKGTVITAHGQDMGELEHFIGMLQRKVNTADNIDLLDAGKMTVLEPDLYTHQKGFYIPDEGLVDAQRFMAFSVNYFDRYENVSFREYTPVEKIEAGLVHTKEGVEAFDWVFDTRGLGAKEHFDDLRGVRGEVMWVEANDIDISRPTRLMHPRYKLYIVPRGNGCEGIDLEYCKDCKLSQTVGYKRYLIGATEIESEDSSPISVRSSMELLSALYTLHPSFGEARVVNTETNCRPAFKDNLPRIENEKGLTRINGLYRHGYLLAPAVVEKALKEGMLLNEHGMKESA; encoded by the coding sequence AGAGGGTGTCACGGCAGCAGGCTTCACGGCAGCAGGGATGCTCGCTCCCTATGCGGAGCTGGAGACGGCAGAGTCGGTCATATTCGATCTTGGCCACCGCTCCATCGATCTATGGCCTGACCTGCTCAGGCAGATCGGGCTTTTTGACGGGTATCAGCAGAAAGGTACGGTCATTACCGCTCATGGACAGGATATGGGTGAGCTGGAACATTTCATCGGAATGCTTCAGCGCAAAGTAAATACGGCAGACAATATCGATCTGCTTGATGCAGGGAAGATGACTGTACTCGAACCGGACCTTTACACGCATCAGAAAGGTTTTTATATCCCCGATGAAGGCCTGGTCGACGCACAGCGTTTTATGGCTTTTTCGGTCAATTACTTTGACCGTTATGAAAATGTGAGTTTTAGAGAGTACACGCCTGTAGAGAAGATCGAAGCGGGGCTGGTACATACCAAAGAGGGTGTAGAAGCATTTGACTGGGTCTTTGATACCAGAGGTCTTGGAGCCAAGGAGCATTTTGACGACCTTCGCGGTGTCCGTGGTGAAGTGATGTGGGTGGAAGCCAATGACATCGACATTTCCCGTCCCACACGTTTGATGCACCCGCGTTACAAACTCTACATCGTCCCCCGCGGGAACGGATGCGAGGGAATAGACCTCGAGTATTGTAAAGACTGCAAGTTGTCTCAGACGGTGGGTTACAAACGTTATCTCATAGGGGCGACGGAGATCGAGAGTGAAGACAGTTCGCCTATTTCGGTACGCTCCTCCATGGAACTGCTCTCTGCGCTCTATACGCTGCACCCCAGCTTTGGAGAGGCACGGGTGGTCAATACCGAGACCAACTGCCGTCCGGCATTTAAAGATAACCTGCCGCGCATAGAGAATGAAAAAGGCCTGACGCGCATCAACGGACTTTACAGACACGGGTATTTGTTGGCACCCGCAGTCGTGGAAAAAGCACTGAAGGAAGGAATGCTTTTGAATGAACACGGTATGAAGGAGAGTGCATGA